A section of the Vidua macroura isolate BioBank_ID:100142 chromosome 23, ASM2450914v1, whole genome shotgun sequence genome encodes:
- the NPHP4 gene encoding nephrocystin-4 isoform X1 codes for MLSFLTFPWLCYPLAWRQVLQQHVKLSVAMCLIWAPLRKWELPLLPKCVLSFGDAELACPRASPKPVCCALQGAQYQLRLSLFDATYHHFFGRTWRSSWRAASAAPPRSARATFNEAVYFHTSLNHPGIAAVVEVVMMAREGDGGSQHLSCGFGIIPLFHGGSEVTDPATEDRALKLYHGTPRALLHPRFQDPVEKNKYMTVMEKSHLQYGLKSHQPLEAIFHLLPENLLISGLQTVPGLLPAHGDTGDCLQKPRLMKTVTCYLERLFIHLYPSLEEFEEELLDLLNGDRLLQANTALDGEEVVVRERRLHVGVHNGLRFVRAPQVAVLVPEAELSPGRCQGMPSSGARDADQALVLRSRIQLSEMVPHPAFRVCFQLEYVFCSTARAGGKALSGSARSEAADMRSVRWAVWSPVPGTGDTDVILPLRGGARRGPCQALVYRTPPSSRQGKHMESGTIQFHVSTDSEEHLVTAAEILCKDRDESKKPPTPSLRVPAPRRVPVSPRGPGLSVSQLVASPRGTGQTLQQDGAITHLEADLGSPDAEPCASDQLRALPFTPLQLPMAAVGLQACSSHVSLSRAALARLHAAGFPDILDRNREPVEISEPVELGSFNLRLEEADPLQGNEIVLQFLAFGRDAQGSVEGLWPRTIFLTFQFYRFPPVTTPRLQLVSTEGGLATGLAVPAQLLVRVNEDGTLTRPPGLQLKYMVDPAFLRPGEQRWFLRYLAEHSLQIDVWDGDSLLHFGSAAIKLEPLLRQGQTAVRTYHELEVATTEYEPDGTVMGREALRHGALRPLGVRVAVRGRLHLCLANIGHPCEETPEQLPSHSCIVTAPDTTVTTPGGRGCSLSTPGGRRTAWARRLVDVDNELEAALRSRRPEGWPKQRAWDLQVIDSYRDHIKGECIYQMLSQAITATRTVHAVLGTAEFFEFALKNPYGVQHTVTIEVDHPELSVILDPREWRHFKELTRSVTPVEEDMFHLSEDLKPQVYLRPSETVHIPFKFQTFSADPAVVAAQGPAGLSTGANENTHSLGKSGAKQTKLIQVSFQVSRGKPIALLRVKVEPQPHVVDQTFRFYHPELTFLKKTIRLPPWHTLPGTPVGVPGGQPEMFVRCSDPDIICETKSLGPGEPQDIFLKVAGGPSPQIKKFFVAIYTDAWLAAPVQIWQFYLHSLQRLDVACTAGQLTRLSLLLRGTAAPRRVQAFTSHPQELEVDPNGAFLLPANGIQDLYIGVRPRRAGSKFIYLNLVDVESHQLVSSWLLCLSCRQPLISKAFEISLPAGGGKGCNKRITYTNPYPSPRLYFLCTNRPDLLQFKEDSFEVAGGEVYTIGLRFAPSQTVGEEEILIHINDHEDKNEETFCVKVLYQ; via the exons ATGCtcagttttctcacttttccttGGCTCTGTTATCCTCTGGCTTGGAGGCAGGTTCTGCAGCAACACGTGAAGCTGTCTGTGGCCATGTGCCTGATTTGGGCACCCCTTAGAAAATGGGAATTACCTCTCTTACCAAAGTGTGTTCTGAGCTTTGGGGATGCAGAGCTGGCTTGTCCCCGAGCGTCCCCAAAGCCGGTGTGTTGTGCCTTGCAGGGAGCCCAGTACCAGCTGCGCCTGTCCCTTTTCGATGCCACCTACCACCACTTCTTTGGGAGGACGTGGAGGAGCAGCTGGCGAGCTGCCAGCGCTGCCCCGCCGCGCTCGGCCAGGGCGACGTTCAACGAG GCTGTTTATTTCCACACCTCCTTGAACCACCCTGGCATTGCTGCTGTCGTGGAAGTTGTAATGATGGCTAGGGAAGGGGATGGGGGCTCTCAGCACCTTTCCTGCGGCTTTGGAATCATCCCCCTCTTCCACGGCGGATCAGAGGTGACAGACCCGGCCACTGAGGACAGAGC GCTGAAGCTGTACCATGGGACACCACGTGCCCTACTGCACCCACGCTTCCAGGACCCTGTGGAAA agaacAAATACATGACAGTGATGGAGAAGAGCCACCTGCAGTATGGCCTGAAgtcccaccagcccctggagGCAATATTTCACCTACTTCCTGAAAACCTGCTGATATCTGGGCTGCAGACTGTTCCTGGCTTGCTGCCGGCACATGGAGACACAG GCGACTGCTTGCAGAAGCCCCGGCTGATGAAGACGGTCACCTGCTATCTGGAGCGGCTTTTCATCCACTTGTACCCTTCCCTGGAGGAGTTTGAGGAGGAATTGCTGGATTTACTGAATGGTGATCGCTTACTTCAG GCTAACACTGCGCTGGATGGCGAGGAGGTGGTGGTTCGGGAGCGGCGGCTGCACGTCGGCGTCCACAATGGCCTGCGCTTCGTCCGGGCACCGCAGGTCGCTGTGCTGGTGCCAGAGGCAGAATTGTCACCAGGTCGCTGCCAGGGGAtgcccagctctggagccag GGATGCAGATCAAGCCCTAGTGCTGAGGAGCCGCATCCAGCTGAGTGAAATGGTCCCTCACCCGGCATTCAGGGTCTGCTTCCAGCTGGAATATGTCTTCTGCAGCACGGCGAGAGCTGGTGGCAAG GCCCTGTCCGGCAGTGCTCGCAGTGAGGCGGCCGACATGCGCTCGGTGCGCTGGGCTGTCTGGAGCCCCGTCCCGGGCACCGGTGACACGGACGTCATCCTCCCCCTGCGTGGTGGTGCCCGCCGTGGCCCCTGCCAAGCCTTGGTCTACCGGACCCCACCGAGCTCCCGGCAG GGGAAGCACATGGAGTCTGGGACTATCCAATTCCATGTTTCCACTGATTCGGAAGAACATCTTGTAACTGCTGCGGAGATCCTATGTAAAGACAGGGACGAGTCGAAGAAGCCTCCTACGCCATCGCTGA GAGTGCCAGCCCCACGACGAGTGCCAGTCTCCCCACGAGGACCAGGG CTGTCCGTGTCCCAGCTCGTGGCCTCGCCACGGGGCACAGGCCAGaccctgcagcaggatggggcCATCACCCACCTGGAGGCCGACCTGGGCTCGCCGGACGCAGAGCCCTGTGCCAGCGACCAGCTGCGGGCGCTGCCCTTCACCCCGCTGCAGCTGCCCatggctgctgtggggctgcaggcaTGCAG TTCCCACGTGTCCCTCTCTCGTGCCGCGCTGGCGCGCCTGCACGCTGCCGGCTTTCCAGACATCCTGGACCGCAACCGAGAGCCGGTGGAAATCTCAGAGCCAGTGGAGCTGGGCAGTTTCAACCTGCGGCTGGAGGAAGCTGACCCTCTGCAGGGCAATGAAATAGTCCTGCAGTTCCTGGCTTTTGGCAG AGATGCCCAGGGCAGCGTGGAGGGGCTGTGGCCAAGGACTATCTTCCTCACCTTCCAGTTCTACCGTTTCCCACCGGTCACCACGCCCCGGCTGCAGCTGGTCAGCACAGAGGGCGGGCTGGCAACCGGGCTGGCTGTGCCGGCGCAGCTCCTTGTCCGTGTCAACGAGGATGGGACCCTAACCA GACCACCGGGCTTGCAGCTGAAGTACATGGTGGATCCAGCTTTCCTGCGGCCCGGGGAGCAGCGCTGGTTCCTGCGGTAcctggctgagcacagcctCCAGATTGATGTCTGGGATGGAGATTCCCTGCTCCATTTTGGGTCTGCTGCCATTAAACTGGAG cccctgctgcgCCAGGGCCAGACGGCCGTCAGGACCTACCACGAGCTGGAGGTGGCCACGACTGAGTACGAGCCGGACGGGACGGTGATGGGCCGGGAGGCTCTGCGGCACGGAGCCCTGCGGCCCCTCGGAGTCCGTGTGGCTGTGAGGGGCCGCCTCCACCTCTGCCTGGCCAATATTG GTCACCCATGCGAGGagaccccagagcagctgccatcCCATTCCTGCATTGTCACTGCACCAGACACCACTGTCACCACCCCAGGTGGCAGGGGGTGCTCCCTGAGCACTCCTGGTG GCAGGAGGACGGCGTGGGCACGGAGGCTGGTGGATGTGGACAACGAGCTGGAGGCCGCACTGCGCAGTCGCCGGCCAGAA ggctggccaaAGCAGCGTGCCTGGGACCTGCAGGTCATCGACTCCTACCGGGATCACATCAAGGGAGAGTGCATCTACCAGATGCTCAGCCAGGCCATCACAGCCACCCGCACTGTCCAcgctgtgctggggacagctgagTTCTTCGAGTTCGCCCTGAAGAACCCGTACGGCGTCCAGCACACCGTGACCATTGAGGTCGACCACCCTGAGCTCAG TGTCATACTGGACCCGAGGGAGTGGCGCCACTTCAAGGAGCTGACCAGGAGTGTTACACCGGTGGAAGAGGATATGTTCCATCTCAGTGAGGATCTCAAGCCTCAGGTCTACCTGCGCCCCAGTGAGACTGTCCACATCCCCTTCAAATTCCAGACCTTCTCCGCAGACCCCGCCGTGGTTGCGGCACAG GGGCCAGCTGGGCTGAGCACTGGTGCCAACGAGAACACTCACTCCCTTGGGAAGAGTGGGGCCAAGCAGACAAAGCTCATCCAG GTCTCCTTCCAGGTGAGCAGGGGGAAGCCCATTGCACTCCTGCGGGTGAAGGTGGAGCCGCAGCCCCATGTGGTGGACCAGACCTTTCGCTTCTACCACCCAGAGCTCACCTTCCTGAAGAAGACCATTCGGCTGCCTCCCTGGCACACCCTCCCTG GCACGCCAGTGGGGGTGCCGGGAGGACAACCTGAGATGTTCGTTCGCTGCAGCGACCCCGACATCATTTGTGAAACCAAATCCTTG GGGCCTGGCGAGCCACAGGACATCTTTCTCAAAGTAGCCGGAGGACCAAGCCCGCAGATCAAAAAGTTCTTTGTTGCTATTTATAC ggacGCCTGGCTGGCAGCACCTGTCCAGATCTGGCAGTTCTACCTGCACTCCCTGCAGCGCCTGGACGTCGCCTGCACGGCCGGGCAGCTCACGcgcctctccctgctgctgcgTGGCACCGCGGCCCCGCGGAGGGTGCAGGCCTTCACCTCCCacccccaggagctggag GTGGATCCGAACGgtgccttcctcctccctgccaaTGGCATTCAGGACCTCTACATTGGTGTGAGGCCACGGCGGGCTGGCAGCAAGTTCATCTACCTCAACCTGGTGGATGTGGAGTCCCACCAGCTGGtgtcctcctggctgctctgcctgtcCTGCAGGCAGCCTCTCATCTCCAAG GCCTTTGAGATCTCGCTGCCTGCGGGAGGTGGGAAAGGCTGCAACAAGCGCATCACCTACACCAACCCCTACCCCTCGCCCCGGCTCTACTTCTTATGCACCAACCGCCCTGACCTGCTGCAGTTCAAGGAGGACTCCTTTGAG GTGGCGGGAGGGGAGGTGTACACCATCGGCCTGCGCTTCGCCCCGAGCCAGACTGTGGGGGAGGAGGAGATCCTGATTCACATCAATGACCACGAGGACAAGAACGAGGAGACCTTCTGTGTGAAGGTCCTGTACCAGTGA